The following are encoded together in the Bradymonas sediminis genome:
- a CDS encoding metallophosphoesterase family protein yields MKLGHLSDLHVLKIEHPRPWHYLNKRIVGGTNLLLKRSKSHSSSVVVRALDRLQNHCNVDHIAITGDLSNLALDSEFYESARILSSIPDAAQRVSVIPGNHDYYTHAAAREQRFEHYFAPYIQTDLPGYRNDSAYPYCHLRGDDVAIIGMNSAIPTPWFFATGRVEEEQLKTLAAMLDDPKVRDRFKVVMIHHHLLPFEHSKVEFTRRLINASEVLETLRRHDVDLAIHGHNHHFSTIEIPHLRGSGTLRICEAGSTSVGSYSNPYFGGKFNVYDIEDGRLKSIETHLFESNDAGFTKWRERVFEEKI; encoded by the coding sequence ATGAAACTCGGACATCTCTCGGACCTGCACGTCCTCAAAATCGAGCATCCCCGCCCCTGGCATTATCTCAATAAGCGCATCGTGGGCGGGACGAATTTGCTTCTGAAACGCTCCAAAAGCCACTCGAGTTCTGTGGTCGTTCGCGCGTTGGATCGCCTGCAAAACCACTGCAACGTCGACCATATTGCCATCACCGGCGACCTTTCTAACCTCGCCCTGGACTCGGAGTTTTACGAGTCGGCGCGCATTCTCTCGAGCATCCCCGACGCCGCGCAACGCGTCAGCGTAATCCCCGGGAATCACGATTATTATACCCATGCGGCGGCGCGCGAGCAGCGCTTCGAGCATTATTTCGCGCCCTATATTCAGACCGACCTGCCCGGCTATCGCAATGACTCGGCCTATCCCTATTGCCACCTGCGTGGCGATGATGTGGCGATTATCGGCATGAACTCGGCCATCCCGACGCCATGGTTCTTCGCGACCGGTCGGGTCGAGGAAGAGCAGCTCAAGACCCTGGCCGCGATGCTCGACGACCCGAAGGTGCGCGACCGCTTTAAGGTGGTGATGATTCACCATCACCTGCTGCCGTTTGAGCATAGCAAGGTCGAGTTTACCCGCCGACTTATCAACGCCAGCGAGGTGCTCGAGACCCTGCGTCGCCACGACGTCGACCTGGCGATTCACGGGCATAATCATCACTTCTCGACCATCGAGATTCCGCACCTTCGCGGCAGCGGCACCCTTCGCATTTGCGAGGCCGGCAGCACGTCGGTCGGGAGTTATTCGAACCCGTATTTCGGCGGTAAATTCAACGTCTACGATATCGAAGACGGGCGCTTAAAGAGCATCGAGACGCATCTTTTTGAGAGCAACGATGCCGGCTTCACGAAATGGCGAGAGCGGGTCTTCGAGGAGAAAATCTGA
- a CDS encoding CARDB domain-containing protein, with the protein MAILRVYRLACLLMLALLFVGCGEDDGASKSASIKIVSIQPETSYPGVSTDINFEVLPGDGTSADELSWVVRFGDGASASGSASTASVSHTYASSGIYTVEVLAMTAEREVASDSTQLKVLEPIDLALSDVRGAPANVQVGGELSISFIAKNVLAGAVESPFKVDAYLSASANVNAADTDDLIHLGQTTVSAENSEAPVIDAGASVAPGFKVQIPQDALTGNYHVVVWANPEGQFSDLDAANNRAVSGGPIRVENTASLVPDLGVRDIAMTPSRAFPTLSQLSRTFTVTNAGNIDAFDVVAKVWLSVGNTTLEPGEDQLIEESGTFSVAAASEKLFNLKTLVLDDAIVPPSGEEIEVYLLVEVAIQGDSPEVNLANNIGASQTPTLVSDERSEGIDIAVSDFAVTPDSTYLDGTLNVSMRVKNEGTLAAGSFFCGIYTSEQAAVNTNADPRLTNINISNLAAGAEELIDRDIIVPGLLDPGNYYFYVVCDPQGALSDAYRSNNQAIFDTPIRITDEADVDLYADTLTVPQSAASGDTVGLVATICAGGSNATGHTRGKLWRSTSGTPDYSPDALLEFDIPSINPGECEDIVIETEAECVDFSPHYFYAIEVDSDNTLPESNESNNRASGAGRLNVSGEYCACVPDGRGNDDSVNAHPLSPGVSSQALCQPERCDFYGVNLTPGDSLFVKTTFDAARGKLQTRLFDTNGLNELDANANDDYQEVATFLVPSGGDYIVSVCGATSTTQNLYDLDVEVISPAAGYDVLPRDLRVPTRDTFSIGSQLGISFRVYNLGEDATPADFNAKLVISPNPIIGDGDDIALSPATLTIPQVAAGSSQNIEAEVTIPTSIDNGTYYLGVDLDLADSNPGNNQVASKQITIETQCYDPLEPNNSFGEATTVTPGSYSNLVSCTAAPDYYKICVQNGKKMSVRVEFDESQGDIDLSLFDQTFREIDNSATINTDFEQVSVDYVNGSQCYFAKVALLTTEQVLQTNYTMTVAVQDVDPSLQCDAVFESNDSLDSASSLLAALNHSTTLDRCPQGDTDYYYVDLQREQKVSLRGILDPGAQAGTLRIQLYHPNGSAGRNHETAPGSPVAEIADFEAPAAGTYYLQVTIDGTQRRATYRLEADGLGALGGVDLAASNSMIGPGSYGPGDEVRLGFTLANLGNQTADAPSYKVYLGQNSAHDSGADIELTSVSLTQDFGAGVSRAVTTRFDLPVGGLWDGTGYLHIVVSTIAQTDMNPANNQTFIPITLSTN; encoded by the coding sequence ATGGCGATTTTACGGGTATATAGACTGGCGTGTTTGCTGATGTTGGCTCTGCTCTTTGTCGGCTGCGGCGAAGACGACGGCGCGTCGAAGTCGGCCAGCATAAAGATCGTATCGATTCAGCCCGAGACTTCGTACCCGGGCGTGAGCACCGACATCAACTTCGAGGTCTTGCCTGGCGACGGCACCTCGGCCGACGAACTGTCGTGGGTCGTGCGGTTTGGCGATGGGGCGAGCGCCTCGGGCAGCGCGTCAACGGCGAGCGTGAGCCACACCTACGCGTCTTCGGGGATCTATACCGTCGAGGTATTGGCGATGACCGCCGAGCGCGAGGTCGCCTCCGACTCGACCCAACTCAAGGTCCTCGAGCCCATTGACCTGGCCCTGAGCGACGTGCGCGGCGCGCCCGCCAATGTGCAGGTGGGCGGTGAGCTGAGCATCTCATTTATCGCCAAAAACGTCTTGGCCGGCGCGGTCGAGTCGCCCTTTAAGGTAGACGCCTATCTTTCGGCGAGCGCAAATGTGAATGCGGCTGACACCGATGATTTGATTCATCTGGGCCAGACCACCGTCAGCGCCGAGAATAGCGAAGCCCCCGTGATCGACGCCGGCGCAAGCGTGGCGCCCGGGTTCAAGGTCCAGATTCCCCAGGACGCGCTCACCGGCAACTACCATGTCGTGGTCTGGGCGAACCCAGAGGGGCAATTCTCCGACCTCGACGCCGCGAATAATCGGGCCGTCTCCGGGGGCCCGATTCGCGTCGAGAACACTGCATCACTGGTCCCGGACCTTGGCGTTCGCGATATCGCCATGACCCCGAGCCGCGCCTTCCCGACCCTCAGTCAACTCAGCCGCACCTTCACCGTCACCAACGCCGGCAATATCGACGCCTTCGATGTCGTCGCCAAGGTATGGCTCTCGGTTGGCAACACCACCCTTGAGCCGGGCGAAGACCAGCTGATCGAGGAAAGCGGGACTTTTTCGGTCGCCGCTGCCTCCGAGAAGCTCTTTAACCTGAAAACATTGGTGCTCGACGACGCGATTGTCCCCCCGAGCGGCGAAGAGATCGAGGTCTATCTCCTGGTCGAGGTCGCCATCCAGGGCGACTCCCCAGAGGTCAACCTCGCCAATAATATCGGCGCATCTCAAACGCCGACGCTTGTCTCGGACGAGCGCAGCGAAGGCATCGATATCGCGGTCAGCGACTTCGCGGTCACCCCGGACAGCACCTATTTGGACGGCACGTTGAACGTCTCGATGCGCGTGAAAAACGAGGGCACGCTGGCGGCGGGCTCGTTCTTCTGCGGCATCTACACCTCCGAGCAGGCGGCGGTAAATACCAACGCCGACCCGCGCCTGACCAATATCAATATCAGCAACCTTGCGGCGGGCGCCGAGGAGCTTATCGACCGGGATATCATCGTCCCCGGGCTCCTGGACCCGGGCAACTATTATTTTTACGTGGTTTGTGACCCGCAAGGCGCGCTCTCAGACGCCTATCGAAGCAATAACCAGGCGATCTTCGACACCCCTATCCGGATCACCGATGAGGCCGACGTCGACCTCTACGCCGACACCCTGACGGTGCCGCAATCGGCCGCCTCGGGCGATACGGTCGGGCTCGTCGCCACAATCTGCGCCGGCGGCTCGAACGCGACCGGGCATACCCGCGGCAAATTGTGGCGAAGCACTTCTGGCACCCCCGACTATAGCCCCGACGCCCTGCTCGAGTTCGATATCCCGAGTATTAACCCGGGCGAGTGCGAGGACATTGTCATCGAGACCGAGGCCGAATGCGTCGACTTTTCGCCGCACTATTTTTACGCCATCGAGGTCGACAGCGATAACACCCTGCCCGAGTCCAATGAGTCCAACAACCGTGCCAGCGGCGCCGGACGCCTCAACGTCAGCGGTGAATATTGCGCATGCGTTCCCGACGGTCGCGGCAACGACGACTCCGTCAACGCCCATCCGCTCAGCCCCGGCGTATCTTCCCAGGCTCTCTGCCAGCCGGAGCGATGTGACTTCTACGGCGTCAACCTGACGCCCGGCGACAGCCTCTTCGTGAAGACCACCTTCGACGCGGCGCGCGGCAAACTTCAGACGAGGCTCTTCGACACAAACGGCCTCAACGAGCTCGACGCGAACGCCAACGATGATTACCAGGAAGTCGCGACCTTCCTCGTCCCCAGCGGCGGCGACTATATCGTGTCGGTGTGCGGCGCGACCTCGACGACTCAGAATCTCTATGACCTCGACGTCGAGGTCATTAGCCCTGCTGCCGGCTACGACGTGCTCCCGCGCGACCTGCGTGTGCCGACGCGCGACACGTTCTCTATCGGCTCCCAACTCGGCATCTCCTTTCGCGTCTATAACCTCGGCGAAGACGCTACGCCCGCCGACTTTAACGCGAAGCTCGTCATCAGCCCGAACCCCATCATCGGCGACGGCGACGATATCGCGTTGAGCCCGGCGACCCTGACGATTCCTCAGGTTGCCGCCGGTTCGAGCCAAAATATCGAGGCCGAGGTCACCATCCCGACCTCCATTGATAACGGCACCTATTATCTCGGCGTCGACCTTGACCTGGCCGATTCCAACCCCGGCAATAACCAGGTTGCGTCCAAGCAAATCACCATCGAAACCCAGTGCTACGACCCGCTTGAGCCCAATAATTCCTTCGGCGAGGCGACGACGGTGACCCCGGGTTCTTATAGCAACCTGGTCTCCTGCACCGCGGCCCCGGATTATTATAAAATCTGTGTCCAAAACGGAAAAAAGATGTCGGTGCGCGTCGAGTTCGACGAGAGCCAGGGTGATATCGACCTGAGCCTCTTCGACCAGACCTTCCGCGAGATCGATAACTCCGCGACCATTAACACCGACTTCGAGCAGGTCTCCGTGGATTATGTAAACGGGTCGCAATGCTATTTCGCCAAGGTGGCATTGCTCACCACCGAGCAGGTTTTACAGACCAACTATACGATGACCGTGGCGGTGCAGGACGTCGACCCTTCGCTGCAATGCGACGCGGTCTTCGAATCCAATGATTCGCTCGACAGCGCCTCCAGCCTGCTCGCCGCGCTCAACCACAGCACCACGCTCGACCGCTGCCCCCAGGGCGACACCGACTATTATTATGTCGACCTGCAGCGCGAACAGAAGGTCTCCTTGCGCGGCATCTTAGACCCGGGAGCACAGGCTGGGACGCTGCGCATCCAACTCTATCATCCCAACGGTAGCGCCGGGCGCAACCACGAGACGGCGCCAGGCTCACCGGTGGCCGAGATCGCGGATTTCGAGGCTCCCGCGGCCGGCACCTATTATCTGCAGGTGACCATCGACGGAACCCAGCGGCGAGCAACCTACCGCCTCGAAGCCGACGGGCTGGGCGCGCTTGGTGGGGTTGACCTCGCCGCGTCCAACTCGATGATTGGCCCTGGCAGCTACGGCCCGGGCGATGAGGTTCGCCTCGGCTTCACCCTGGCCAACCTCGGCAATCAGACCGCCGACGCGCCCTCCTATAAGGTCTATCTGGGCCAGAATAGCGCACACGATAGCGGCGCCGATATCGAACTCACGTCGGTCAGCCTCACCCAGGACTTCGGCGCCGGCGTCAGCCGCGCGGTCACCACGCGTTTCGACCTGCCGGTCGGCGGCCTGTGGGACGGAACGGGGTATCTGCATATCGTGGTGAGCACTATCGCCCAGACCGATATGAACCCGGCCAATAACCAGACATTCATTCCCATTACCCTGTCCACCAATTGA
- a CDS encoding serine/threonine protein kinase produces the protein MAEIINDRFEVIRILGEGGQARATLARDLRDGKEVVVKELHLARAADWKSLELFERESSVLRNLDHPAIPSYVDGFHQEDGARVFLVQEYVSGDSLNALVEREGLFDDDKLRDFLAQMLDILAYLQRFSPPVVHRDIKPSNILRDALGKYHLVDFGAVQLIVSDEIGGSTIVGTSGFMPPEQLIGQANPASDIYALGATCVQLACGMEPGDLPMERMKLQFRDIVGLSDFLCDLLERMLEPHISARFGDAAAVITALRMGKMDPPAADPRRGASAPASSVLAHEMASLVPVRQAIGKAPVSSPKSTIYLGDDGTLSIETVSTHRVPYLLCAAAFGAGLLLVFVSMSGGPESVCCIGLPLLAWSVGFLGYRVIKSYRQYVDRLEVSPAGISLESGHRIGAAAPLLVTGQVAFSLPELRNCYLHIYQPAGRARASQQQRTGGRKRSGICFVDHGGREHAFELDGVLTRGVRRSRAQERLAAESEARWLFQVTQAHLEALTSPGAGDSAQVAPRTVPDEIGA, from the coding sequence ATGGCTGAAATCATAAATGACCGCTTTGAGGTGATTCGCATCTTGGGTGAAGGCGGTCAGGCGCGCGCGACTCTTGCCCGTGATCTGCGCGACGGCAAGGAGGTCGTCGTCAAAGAATTACATTTGGCTCGGGCGGCGGATTGGAAGTCGCTGGAGCTCTTTGAGCGCGAGAGCTCGGTGCTGCGAAACCTCGACCACCCGGCCATACCCAGCTACGTCGACGGTTTTCACCAGGAGGACGGCGCTCGGGTCTTTCTGGTTCAAGAGTATGTCAGTGGGGACAGCCTCAACGCCCTGGTCGAGCGCGAAGGGTTATTCGACGACGACAAATTGCGTGACTTTCTGGCGCAGATGCTCGACATATTGGCCTATTTGCAGCGCTTCAGCCCGCCGGTGGTTCATCGAGATATTAAGCCGTCGAATATCCTGCGCGACGCGCTGGGCAAATATCATCTGGTTGATTTTGGGGCGGTACAGCTGATCGTGTCGGACGAGATTGGCGGGTCGACCATCGTCGGCACCAGTGGGTTTATGCCGCCTGAGCAGCTCATTGGGCAGGCAAACCCGGCCAGCGATATCTATGCGCTCGGGGCAACTTGCGTGCAATTGGCCTGCGGCATGGAGCCGGGGGATCTGCCGATGGAGCGGATGAAGCTGCAATTTCGCGATATTGTCGGGCTCTCGGACTTCTTATGCGACCTGCTTGAGCGGATGCTTGAGCCGCATATCAGCGCGCGCTTTGGCGACGCCGCGGCGGTCATCACCGCGCTTCGGATGGGGAAGATGGACCCGCCCGCGGCCGACCCGCGTCGCGGGGCTTCGGCGCCGGCGAGCAGTGTTTTGGCCCATGAAATGGCCTCCCTTGTGCCGGTGCGTCAGGCGATCGGAAAAGCTCCCGTGAGTTCGCCAAAAAGCACGATATACCTGGGGGATGATGGGACGTTGAGCATTGAGACCGTGTCCACTCACCGCGTCCCCTATCTTCTCTGCGCCGCCGCATTTGGCGCGGGCTTGCTGCTGGTATTCGTGTCGATGAGCGGCGGTCCCGAGAGCGTGTGTTGCATCGGACTGCCGCTGTTGGCGTGGAGCGTCGGTTTTTTGGGGTATCGCGTTATCAAGAGCTATCGACAATATGTTGACCGACTCGAGGTGTCCCCGGCGGGGATTTCGCTGGAATCAGGCCACCGGATTGGGGCGGCGGCGCCGCTGCTTGTCACCGGGCAGGTCGCGTTTTCGCTGCCGGAGCTGCGCAATTGTTATCTGCATATCTATCAACCCGCCGGGCGTGCGCGTGCGTCGCAGCAGCAGCGTACCGGGGGCCGCAAACGCTCGGGGATCTGTTTTGTGGACCACGGCGGGCGCGAGCACGCCTTCGAGTTGGATGGGGTGCTGACGCGCGGGGTGCGCCGATCGAGGGCACAAGAGCGGCTGGCGGCTGAGTCCGAGGCGCGCTGGCTCTTCCAGGTGACGCAGGCTCATTTGGAGGCGCTCACTTCGCCGGGCGCCGGGGATTCGGCGCAAGTCGCCCCGCGCACGGTGCCCGATGAGATCGGCGCGTGA
- a CDS encoding DUF1285 domain-containing protein: MTAKETPENSPIEIDETLPEVVKGFLRKGYQLEDIFLNARGRWTHQGDPFENQKIIALFNRSVSRTAGGTWVLEVPPYTYPIRVEDTGFFVEQVDLSVTPAQVYLSDETREDFDLSTLRYEPEGRLYCTVKGGEFRARFKKPAYYAISECFVERGDAIWAEVDGQEIRLL, from the coding sequence ATGACCGCCAAAGAAACCCCCGAAAACTCGCCCATCGAGATCGACGAGACGCTCCCCGAAGTCGTCAAGGGATTCCTGCGCAAGGGCTACCAGCTCGAGGATATCTTCCTCAACGCCCGCGGCCGCTGGACCCACCAGGGCGACCCCTTCGAGAACCAGAAGATCATCGCGCTCTTTAACCGCAGCGTCTCACGCACCGCCGGCGGCACCTGGGTGCTCGAAGTTCCGCCCTATACCTATCCCATTCGCGTCGAAGACACCGGCTTCTTCGTCGAACAGGTAGACCTGAGCGTGACCCCCGCGCAGGTCTACCTGTCGGACGAAACCCGCGAGGACTTCGACCTGAGCACGCTGCGCTACGAGCCCGAAGGCCGCCTCTATTGCACCGTCAAAGGCGGCGAGTTTCGGGCGCGTTTTAAGAAGCCGGCGTATTATGCCATTTCGGAGTGTTTCGTGGAGCGCGGCGACGCGATCTGGGCCGAAGTGGATGGTCAGGAGATTCGACTTCTCTGA